The proteins below come from a single Streptomyces tubercidicus genomic window:
- a CDS encoding toxin-antitoxin system YwqK family antitoxin, with amino-acid sequence MRIDDEDTYLENGNIVYYQDNPFTGEVVTHDEEGRVISLVTYLEGYESGPQTEWYPNGSKKEEGTCRLGVAVGEWRTWHPNGQLAEFSVFSPKGRYLQRQRWDEDGNLTVDKTYTA; translated from the coding sequence ATGCGCATCGACGACGAAGACACCTACTTGGAAAACGGCAATATCGTCTACTACCAAGACAATCCATTCACCGGCGAAGTCGTTACGCACGACGAAGAGGGCCGAGTGATCAGCCTCGTCACCTACCTCGAAGGTTACGAGTCCGGCCCACAGACCGAGTGGTACCCCAATGGGTCGAAGAAGGAGGAGGGCACTTGCCGGTTGGGAGTGGCCGTCGGCGAGTGGCGTACGTGGCACCCAAACGGCCAACTCGCCGAGTTCTCCGTCTTCAGCCCCAAGGGGAGGTACCTGCAACGCCAGAGGTGGGACGAGGACGGAAACCTCACTGTGGACAAGACCTACACGGCGTGA
- a CDS encoding ABC transporter substrate-binding protein, translating to MVEIGRRRVLAAAGGGALAAGLATACGSNTGRGGGSSGPEIRQWYHQYGEPGAERAVKRYAAAYRKAEVSVQWRPGDYDRQTAAALLTDSGPDVFEANGPLLEQIQGGQVADLTEVVEPVKDDFHQAALAPKIWQDKVWGIPQVVDVQLLYYRKSLLRDAGVEPPRTLDELVDGAKKLSGRKSKGLFLGNDGGVGVLGGTPLFAAGLSLITEDGKAGFDDPAAARTLGKIRQLYADKSLLLGAPTDWSDPAAFIQGLTAMQWSGLWALPQIEKALGDDFGVLPFPKDGSGGKPSVQVGAYACAVSARSKRQAAAKTFAKWLWVDRTDYQQDFALSYGFHIPARISLAKKAEQLRQGPAADAVRFATDHGYAEPLLWTTADRTAYQDALSRIIKDGANPESELKTVVRKVNAELQRVKKK from the coding sequence ATGGTGGAGATCGGCAGGCGGAGGGTGTTGGCGGCCGCGGGCGGGGGCGCCCTGGCCGCGGGGCTGGCGACGGCGTGTGGGTCCAACACCGGGCGGGGTGGCGGAAGTTCGGGGCCGGAGATCCGTCAGTGGTACCACCAGTACGGGGAGCCGGGCGCCGAGCGGGCCGTGAAGCGGTATGCCGCCGCGTACCGGAAGGCGGAGGTCTCGGTGCAGTGGCGGCCGGGGGATTACGACCGGCAGACGGCGGCGGCGCTGCTCACCGACTCGGGGCCGGATGTCTTCGAGGCCAACGGGCCGCTGCTGGAGCAGATCCAGGGCGGGCAGGTGGCCGATCTGACCGAGGTCGTCGAGCCGGTCAAGGATGACTTCCACCAGGCCGCGCTGGCGCCGAAGATCTGGCAGGACAAGGTCTGGGGCATCCCGCAGGTCGTGGACGTGCAGCTGCTCTATTACCGCAAGAGCCTGTTGCGGGACGCCGGGGTCGAGCCGCCGCGGACGCTCGATGAGCTGGTGGACGGGGCGAAGAAGCTCAGCGGGAGGAAGAGCAAGGGGTTGTTTCTGGGGAATGACGGTGGGGTCGGGGTGCTGGGCGGGACGCCGTTGTTCGCCGCCGGGCTGAGTCTGATCACCGAGGACGGGAAGGCCGGGTTCGATGATCCGGCGGCGGCCCGGACGCTCGGGAAGATCCGGCAGCTGTACGCGGACAAGTCCTTGCTGCTGGGCGCCCCTACGGACTGGTCCGATCCGGCCGCGTTCATCCAGGGGCTGACCGCGATGCAGTGGTCGGGGCTGTGGGCGCTGCCGCAGATCGAGAAGGCGCTGGGGGACGACTTCGGGGTGCTGCCGTTCCCGAAGGACGGAAGCGGCGGGAAGCCTTCCGTTCAGGTCGGCGCCTATGCCTGCGCGGTCAGTGCGAGGAGCAAGCGCCAGGCGGCGGCCAAGACCTTCGCGAAGTGGCTGTGGGTGGACCGCACCGACTATCAGCAGGATTTCGCGCTCTCGTACGGCTTCCACATCCCGGCCCGGATCTCCCTGGCGAAGAAAGCCGAGCAGTTGCGGCAGGGGCCGGCGGCGGACGCGGTCCGGTTCGCGACCGATCACGGCTATGCCGAACCGCTGTTGTGGACGACCGCGGACCGTACCGCCTATCAGGACGCGCTGAGCCGGATCATCAAGGACGGCGCCAACCCGGAGAGTGAGCTGAAGACCGTGGTGCGCAAGGTCAACGCCGAGCTGCAGCGGGTCAAGAAGAAATGA
- a CDS encoding helix-turn-helix transcriptional regulator — MSSTPPGSPAATAARRGELAAFLRLRRERITPADVGLPGGPRRRTPGLRREEVAQRAGVGVAWYTWLEQGRAINPSVQVLDAIARALLLGPAEREHLHRLAGVPDAAARTPAGQPLPPEAQTILDALNPLPTGLVSASYDVLAFNDAYAALDPRMVLLPPADRNVLWRLFTADEECRPLVDWEREVSFMVGQLRAEFGRRLHDPHWRAYIRKLSEASPLFVEMWARHDVTALATHRKRFRTADGREVAITATGFTTTAVPDAKMWVYTPADGEAAQVIGELLGRYREVGAAGLVADGAGRQGS, encoded by the coding sequence GTGTCCAGCACCCCACCCGGTTCCCCAGCCGCCACGGCCGCCCGGCGCGGTGAACTCGCCGCCTTTCTGCGGCTCCGCCGGGAGCGCATCACACCGGCGGACGTCGGACTGCCCGGCGGCCCGCGGCGGCGCACCCCGGGACTGCGCCGCGAGGAGGTCGCCCAGCGTGCCGGTGTCGGAGTGGCCTGGTACACGTGGCTGGAACAGGGCCGGGCCATCAACCCGAGTGTGCAGGTGCTCGATGCCATCGCCCGTGCACTGCTGCTCGGCCCGGCCGAACGCGAGCATCTGCACCGGCTCGCCGGGGTCCCCGACGCCGCGGCCCGCACACCGGCGGGGCAGCCGCTACCGCCGGAGGCCCAGACCATCCTGGATGCGCTGAATCCCTTGCCGACCGGCCTGGTGTCCGCCAGTTATGACGTGCTGGCGTTCAACGACGCCTATGCGGCGCTGGATCCCCGTATGGTGCTGCTGCCACCGGCCGACCGCAATGTGCTGTGGCGGCTCTTCACGGCGGACGAGGAGTGCCGGCCACTCGTCGACTGGGAGCGTGAGGTCTCCTTCATGGTCGGCCAGTTGCGCGCCGAATTCGGCCGGCGTCTGCATGACCCACACTGGCGCGCGTATATCCGGAAGCTCTCCGAGGCGAGCCCGCTCTTCGTGGAGATGTGGGCCCGGCACGACGTCACCGCCCTGGCCACCCACCGCAAACGATTCCGGACGGCCGACGGCCGCGAGGTCGCCATCACGGCGACCGGATTCACGACGACGGCCGTCCCGGACGCCAAGATGTGGGTCTATACGCCGGCCGACGGGGAGGCGGCCCAGGTGATCGGTGAACTCCTCGGCCGCTACCGGGAGGTCGGCGCCGCGGGGCTGGTGGCTGACGGCGCGGGCCGCCAGGGGAGCTGA
- the ppdK gene encoding pyruvate, phosphate dikinase: protein MFLAVRAARRRGVSAVPETQDPHVTQPSATKFVYDFTEGNKELKDLLGGKGANLAEMTNLGLPVPPGFTITTEACKVYLDSGTEPAALRAEVSQHLDALEQKMGKKLGQADDPLLVSVRSGAKFSMPGMMDTVLNIGLSDASVSGLAAQAGDERFAWDSYRRLIQMFGKTVLGVDGELFEEALEEAKQAKGVRVDIDLDAADLQTLVAQFKDIVAKETGRDFPQEPREQMDLAVRAVFDSWNTDRAKLYRRQERIPGDLGTAVNVCSMVFGNLGPDSGTGVAFTRDPASGHQGVYGDYLQNAQGEDVVAGIRNTVPLADLENIDKASYDELMQIMETLETHYKDLCDIEFTIERGKLWMLQTRVGKRTAGAAFRIATQLVDQGLIDEAEALQRVNGAQLAQLMFPRFDLGAKSEMIGRGIAASPGAAVGKAVFDSYTAVKWSRSGEKVILIRRETNPDDLNGMIAAEGILTSRGGKTSHAAVVARGMGKTCVCGAEELEVDTKARRMTTPEGTVIEEGDVVSIDGSSGKVYIGEVPVVPSPVVEYFEGRMHAGAEDADELVKAVHRIMAYADRVRRLRVRANADNAEDAGRARRFGAQGIGLCRTEHMFLGERREMVEHLILADNETDRDAALSQLLPLQKADFIELFESMDGLPVTVRLLDPPLHEFLPDITELSVRVALAEARKDANENDLRLLQAVHKLHEQNPMLGLRGVRLGLVIPGLFAMQVRAIAEAAAERKNAKGDPRAEIMIPLVGTVQELEIVREEAEQVIAEVEKAHGVSLKLTLGTMIELPRAALTAGQIAESADFFSFGTNDLTQTVWGFSRDDVEASFFTAYLEKGIFGVSPFETIDKDGVGSLVRNAAAAGRATRPDLKLGVCGEHGGDPESVHFFHEAGLDYVSCSPFRIPVARLEAGRAAAESKGSDSR from the coding sequence ATGTTCCTCGCCGTCAGGGCAGCCCGTCGGCGAGGAGTCAGTGCCGTGCCGGAAACACAAGATCCCCACGTAACCCAGCCTTCGGCCACGAAGTTCGTCTATGACTTCACCGAGGGCAACAAGGAGCTCAAGGACCTGCTAGGCGGCAAGGGTGCGAACCTCGCCGAGATGACCAACCTTGGGCTTCCGGTCCCTCCCGGCTTCACGATCACCACTGAAGCCTGCAAGGTCTACCTCGACAGCGGCACCGAGCCCGCGGCACTGCGTGCCGAGGTCTCCCAGCACCTCGATGCCCTTGAGCAGAAGATGGGCAAGAAGCTCGGCCAGGCCGACGACCCGCTGCTCGTATCAGTCCGTTCCGGGGCGAAGTTCTCCATGCCCGGCATGATGGACACCGTCCTCAACATCGGCCTCTCCGATGCATCGGTTTCCGGCCTCGCCGCGCAGGCCGGTGACGAGCGCTTCGCGTGGGACTCCTACCGCCGCCTGATCCAGATGTTCGGCAAGACCGTGCTGGGCGTCGACGGCGAGCTCTTCGAGGAGGCGCTGGAGGAGGCCAAGCAGGCCAAGGGCGTCCGCGTCGACATCGACCTCGACGCCGCCGACCTCCAGACCCTGGTCGCGCAGTTCAAGGACATCGTCGCCAAGGAGACCGGCCGCGACTTCCCGCAGGAGCCGCGCGAGCAGATGGACCTCGCGGTGCGCGCGGTCTTCGACTCGTGGAACACCGACCGCGCCAAGCTCTACCGCCGCCAGGAGCGCATCCCCGGCGACCTCGGCACGGCCGTCAACGTGTGCTCCATGGTCTTCGGCAACCTCGGCCCCGACTCCGGCACCGGCGTCGCCTTCACCCGCGACCCCGCCAGCGGACACCAGGGCGTCTACGGCGACTACCTGCAGAACGCGCAGGGCGAGGACGTCGTCGCCGGTATCCGCAACACCGTGCCGCTCGCCGACCTCGAAAACATCGACAAGGCGTCGTACGACGAGCTGATGCAGATCATGGAGACGCTCGAAACGCACTACAAGGACCTGTGCGACATCGAGTTCACCATTGAGCGCGGCAAGCTGTGGATGCTGCAGACCCGGGTCGGCAAGCGCACCGCCGGTGCCGCCTTCCGGATCGCCACCCAGCTCGTCGACCAGGGCCTGATCGACGAGGCCGAGGCCCTCCAGCGGGTCAACGGCGCGCAGCTGGCGCAGCTGATGTTCCCCCGCTTCGACCTCGGCGCGAAGTCCGAGATGATCGGCCGCGGTATCGCCGCCTCCCCCGGTGCGGCGGTCGGCAAGGCCGTCTTCGACTCGTACACCGCCGTCAAGTGGTCGCGCTCCGGCGAGAAGGTCATCCTGATCCGCCGCGAGACCAACCCCGACGACCTCAACGGCATGATCGCCGCCGAGGGCATCCTCACCTCCCGCGGCGGCAAGACCTCGCACGCCGCCGTCGTCGCCCGCGGTATGGGCAAGACCTGTGTCTGCGGCGCCGAGGAGCTGGAGGTCGACACCAAGGCCCGCCGGATGACGACCCCCGAGGGCACCGTCATCGAGGAGGGTGACGTCGTCTCCATCGACGGCTCCTCCGGCAAGGTCTACATCGGCGAGGTACCGGTCGTACCGTCCCCGGTCGTGGAGTACTTCGAGGGCCGGATGCACGCCGGCGCCGAGGACGCGGACGAGCTGGTCAAGGCCGTCCACCGGATCATGGCGTACGCGGACCGGGTGCGCCGGCTGCGCGTACGGGCCAACGCCGACAACGCCGAGGACGCCGGCCGCGCCCGCCGGTTCGGCGCCCAGGGCATCGGCCTGTGCCGCACCGAGCACATGTTCCTCGGTGAGCGCCGCGAGATGGTCGAGCACCTCATCCTGGCCGACAACGAGACCGACCGGGACGCCGCGCTCAGCCAGCTGCTGCCGCTCCAGAAGGCCGACTTCATCGAGCTCTTCGAGTCGATGGACGGGCTGCCGGTGACCGTCCGGCTGCTGGACCCGCCGCTGCACGAGTTCCTGCCCGACATCACCGAGCTGTCGGTGCGGGTCGCGCTCGCCGAGGCCCGCAAGGACGCCAACGAGAACGATCTGCGGCTCCTCCAGGCCGTGCACAAGCTGCACGAGCAGAACCCGATGCTGGGTCTGCGCGGTGTCCGCCTGGGCCTGGTCATCCCCGGTCTGTTCGCGATGCAGGTGCGCGCGATCGCCGAGGCGGCCGCCGAGCGCAAGAACGCCAAGGGCGACCCGCGTGCGGAGATCATGATTCCGCTGGTCGGCACCGTCCAGGAGCTGGAGATCGTCCGCGAGGAGGCCGAGCAGGTCATCGCCGAGGTCGAGAAGGCCCACGGCGTCAGCCTCAAGCTCACCCTCGGCACGATGATCGAGCTGCCCCGCGCCGCCCTCACGGCCGGTCAGATCGCCGAGTCGGCCGACTTCTTCTCCTTCGGTACGAACGACCTCACGCAGACGGTCTGGGGCTTCAGCCGCGACGACGTCGAGGCCAGCTTCTTCACCGCCTACCTGGAGAAGGGCATCTTCGGCGTCAGCCCGTTCGAGACCATCGACAAGGACGGCGTGGGCTCCCTGGTCCGCAACGCCGCCGCGGCCGGCCGGGCCACCCGCCCCGACCTCAAGCTCGGGGTCTGCGGCGAGCACGGCGGTGACCCGGAGTCCGTCCACTTCTTCCACGAGGCCGGACTGGACTACGTCTCCTGCTCCCCGTTCCGCATCCCGGTCGCACGGCTGGAGGCGGGCCGGGCGGCCGCCGAGTCCAAGGGCAGCGACAGCCGCTGA
- the aac(6') gene encoding aminoglycoside 6'-N-acetyltransferase has protein sequence MTSDSDDDRQRESGAPGKLRGTAVLLRPTTEADAPTLDRIVREPEVAAWWSVPDDYQEMLAILLDDEVIGAIQYSEETDPEFRHAAIDIFLTSSRHGRGLGTDAVRTLAHWLIHARGHHRLTIDPAAANTAAIRSYRKVGFKPVGIMRAYGRDYRTGGWADALLMDLLADELT, from the coding sequence ATGACCTCGGACAGTGATGACGACCGACAGCGCGAGAGCGGAGCACCGGGGAAACTGCGCGGAACGGCGGTGTTGCTGCGGCCGACGACGGAAGCGGACGCCCCCACACTGGACCGCATCGTCCGGGAACCGGAAGTGGCGGCGTGGTGGTCCGTGCCCGACGACTACCAGGAGATGCTCGCCATTCTCCTCGACGACGAGGTCATCGGGGCGATCCAGTACTCCGAGGAGACCGACCCCGAATTCCGGCACGCAGCCATCGACATCTTCCTCACGTCGAGCCGGCACGGCCGGGGCCTCGGCACGGACGCCGTCCGCACACTCGCCCATTGGCTGATCCACGCCCGTGGCCACCACCGCCTGACCATCGACCCGGCCGCCGCCAACACCGCCGCCATCCGCAGCTATCGCAAGGTCGGCTTCAAACCGGTGGGAATCATGCGCGCGTATGGGCGTGACTATCGGACGGGTGGGTGGGCGGATGCACTGTTGATGGATCTGTTGGCGGATGAATTGACGTGA
- a CDS encoding toxin-antitoxin system YwqK family antitoxin, translating to MLVEYEDTYLDDDFRVHYEDELLTGEVVHRDGTGRVVAQISYVEGVPSGPQAEWYSDGSKKNEGQTRYGLAIGEWRQWYPNGQLAEHSVFNLQGRRVRRQRWDQDGILAEDKSFAT from the coding sequence ATGCTCGTCGAGTATGAAGACACCTACCTGGACGACGATTTCCGCGTCCACTACGAGGATGAACTATTGACCGGTGAAGTCGTTCACCGGGACGGCACGGGCCGGGTGGTCGCTCAGATTTCCTACGTCGAGGGCGTGCCATCCGGTCCACAGGCCGAGTGGTATTCCGACGGGTCGAAGAAGAACGAAGGACAGACCAGGTACGGTCTTGCCATCGGAGAGTGGCGCCAGTGGTACCCAAATGGGCAGCTGGCCGAGCACTCCGTCTTCAATCTTCAGGGCAGGCGAGTGCGTCGTCAGCGATGGGACCAGGACGGGATCCTCGCCGAGGACAAGTCATTCGCCACCTGA
- a CDS encoding carbohydrate ABC transporter permease translates to MTVGGSGGAVAEHPPPSRTPAVPDAGRRRPLGARLLGPQRRNLWFWAFVGPFALGLGLFTYVPLAWSVYLSFFDAHNTVSPSGSDFVGLGNYTAMVTNEAFLGSLGTFALFTVFIVPATYALSLGLALMVNRLRIAQAFFRSVFFLPTACSYVVAAVIWKLSIFNGVRFGLANTVLGWFGADGTAWLSTTDPPWYWLVIVTVRLWLQAGFYMILFLAGLQRISPQLYEAAAVDGARPGWQTFRYVTFPQLRATSVAVVLLLVINAFQAFDEFYNLLSDARGYPPYARPPLVYLYYTALGRDQNLGLGSAGAVILALIIALATVVQARWFGLGRKEE, encoded by the coding sequence ATGACAGTGGGAGGGAGCGGAGGGGCAGTCGCAGAGCATCCGCCACCGTCCCGGACCCCGGCGGTGCCGGATGCCGGGCGACGACGCCCGCTCGGCGCCCGCCTCCTGGGCCCCCAGCGGCGGAACCTGTGGTTCTGGGCCTTCGTCGGCCCGTTCGCCCTCGGGCTGGGGCTGTTCACGTACGTGCCGCTGGCATGGAGCGTCTACCTGAGCTTCTTCGACGCGCACAACACGGTGAGCCCGTCCGGCTCGGACTTCGTCGGGCTGGGCAACTACACGGCGATGGTGACCAACGAGGCATTCCTCGGCAGCCTCGGCACCTTTGCGCTGTTCACGGTCTTCATCGTGCCGGCCACCTACGCCCTCTCGCTGGGGCTGGCGCTGATGGTCAACCGGCTGCGGATCGCCCAGGCGTTCTTCCGGTCGGTGTTCTTTCTGCCGACGGCCTGCTCGTATGTCGTCGCGGCGGTGATCTGGAAGCTGTCGATCTTCAACGGGGTGCGGTTCGGGCTGGCCAACACCGTGCTGGGGTGGTTCGGGGCGGACGGCACCGCCTGGCTGTCGACGACCGATCCGCCCTGGTACTGGCTGGTCATCGTGACCGTACGGCTGTGGCTGCAGGCCGGGTTCTACATGATCCTGTTTCTGGCCGGGCTGCAGCGGATCTCGCCGCAGCTGTACGAGGCGGCGGCGGTGGACGGGGCGCGGCCCGGCTGGCAGACCTTCCGGTATGTCACCTTTCCGCAGTTGCGGGCCACGTCCGTGGCGGTGGTCCTGCTGCTGGTGATCAATGCGTTCCAGGCGTTCGACGAGTTCTACAACCTGCTGAGCGATGCGCGCGGCTATCCGCCGTATGCGCGGCCGCCGTTGGTCTATCTCTACTACACGGCGCTCGGCCGGGATCAGAACCTCGGGCTGGGCAGTGCGGGCGCGGTGATCCTGGCGCTGATCATCGCGCTGGCGACGGTGGTGCAGGCCCGCTGGTTCGGCCTCGGCCGCAAGGAGGAGTGA
- a CDS encoding TauD/TfdA dioxygenase family protein — translation MTTLADATASRTAARPASRTPALRPHRIPADGLYEGPRLLRRTPDGWDERPYERFEVVPQAATIGAEIRGLDLSRPLSGELRAELNRALLEWKVLFFRGQRLSSRAQREFAGNWGELETNPLLAHRDSKDVVRFDKAADAVPTFENVWHTDVTFRERPAMGAVLQLREVPPVGGDTMWADMAAAYDNLPPEIQARVNEARAVHDYLPGFARFYSPAQLAPFQQEFPPVEHPVVRRHPETGRRMLFVNASFTTHIVGLGRAESDRLLRLLFQQAQVPEFQVRWRWQPGDLAFWDNRATQHYAVNDYGAHRRVAERVAIAGDRPY, via the coding sequence TTGACGACCCTTGCCGATGCCACAGCTTCCCGAACGGCCGCCCGCCCGGCCTCCCGCACACCCGCGCTGCGCCCCCACCGCATCCCCGCCGACGGCCTGTACGAAGGCCCCCGCCTGCTGCGCCGGACCCCCGACGGATGGGACGAGCGGCCCTACGAGCGCTTCGAGGTCGTACCTCAGGCGGCCACCATCGGGGCCGAAATCCGTGGGCTGGACCTGTCCCGGCCGCTGTCCGGGGAGCTGCGGGCGGAGCTGAACCGGGCGCTGCTGGAGTGGAAGGTGCTGTTCTTCCGCGGGCAGCGGCTGAGCTCCCGCGCACAGCGGGAATTCGCCGGGAATTGGGGCGAGCTGGAGACCAATCCGCTGCTGGCGCACCGTGATTCGAAGGACGTGGTGCGCTTCGACAAGGCGGCCGACGCGGTCCCGACGTTCGAGAATGTATGGCACACGGATGTGACGTTCCGGGAACGCCCGGCGATGGGCGCGGTGTTGCAACTGCGCGAGGTGCCGCCCGTCGGCGGCGACACGATGTGGGCCGATATGGCGGCGGCATACGACAATTTGCCTCCGGAAATCCAGGCACGGGTCAATGAGGCGCGGGCGGTGCACGACTATCTTCCGGGCTTCGCGCGCTTCTACTCCCCCGCTCAACTGGCGCCGTTTCAACAGGAGTTCCCGCCGGTCGAGCATCCGGTGGTGCGCCGGCACCCGGAGACGGGGCGGCGGATGCTGTTCGTCAACGCGTCCTTCACCACCCACATCGTGGGGCTCGGCCGGGCGGAGAGCGACCGGTTGCTACGGCTGTTGTTCCAGCAGGCGCAGGTGCCGGAGTTCCAGGTGCGCTGGCGCTGGCAGCCGGGGGATCTCGCGTTCTGGGACAACCGCGCCACCCAGCACTACGCCGTGAACGACTACGGGGCACACCGCCGGGTCGCCGAACGGGTCGCCATCGCGGGCGACCGCCCGTACTGA
- a CDS encoding ArsR/SmtB family transcription factor — MNGEARLLAPLVPTRGYFPDFLTPAEGLLGMGDALAALRETPSGRLGAELARLSTAARPFPSWIRAMADGDTRALGRLAGILQRYYEAAVAPYWPRVQGRIEADRAARGRALLDGGADRLLASLPPMMRWRPPVLEADYPVDRDLHLNGRGLLLLPSYFCRRTPVTFHNPELTPVLVYPVEHPAPRLTPQLPPERSLGRLVGQTRSAILQRIGVGCTTSELARRADVSVASASQHATVLRDAGLLLTLRQGNAVLHTLTPLGAALLRGARPSEEAAYERLR, encoded by the coding sequence TTGAATGGCGAAGCGCGTCTGCTGGCACCACTGGTGCCCACCCGCGGCTATTTTCCGGATTTCCTGACGCCCGCCGAAGGGCTGCTCGGGATGGGTGACGCGCTCGCCGCCCTGCGGGAGACGCCCTCCGGACGGCTGGGCGCCGAACTCGCCCGGCTCTCCACTGCCGCCCGCCCGTTCCCGTCCTGGATACGGGCGATGGCCGACGGCGACACCCGCGCCCTCGGCCGGCTCGCCGGGATACTCCAGCGCTACTACGAGGCGGCCGTCGCCCCGTACTGGCCGCGCGTCCAGGGCCGTATAGAGGCCGACCGGGCGGCCCGCGGCCGGGCGCTGCTGGACGGCGGCGCGGACCGGCTGCTCGCCTCGCTCCCGCCGATGATGCGCTGGCGCCCGCCGGTCCTGGAGGCCGACTATCCGGTGGACCGCGATCTCCACCTCAACGGCCGGGGCCTGTTGCTGCTGCCGTCGTACTTCTGCCGCCGCACCCCCGTCACGTTCCACAACCCGGAGCTGACGCCCGTCCTGGTCTACCCCGTGGAGCACCCCGCGCCCCGGCTCACCCCCCAGCTGCCGCCCGAGCGCTCGCTGGGCCGGCTGGTCGGCCAGACCCGCTCCGCGATACTCCAGCGGATCGGCGTCGGCTGCACCACCAGCGAACTCGCCCGTCGCGCCGATGTCTCGGTGGCCTCCGCCAGCCAGCATGCGACGGTGCTCCGCGACGCCGGTCTGCTGCTCACCCTGCGGCAGGGGAACGCGGTGCTGCACACCCTCACCCCGCTGGGCGCGGCCCTGCTGCGCGGTGCGCGCCCGTCGGAGGAGGCGGCGTACGAGCGGCTGCGATGA
- a CDS encoding carbohydrate ABC transporter permease: MDDALTRAGRALRVVLLVALALLFLVPFYLLVRNGLATERDITAPDWTFFPRVLQWSNLTEVFQDPNLPLGRALLNSTLIAVSTTAGTVLLASLAGYGLARIPYRHANAVFYAILGTLMVPAAVTFVPSFVLVSSLGWISTLRGLVIPTLFSAFACFIFRQYFLGFPRELEDAARVDGLGYWRTYWRIVVPNARPVFAAVGTIVFIGAWNAFLWPLVIGQDQEAWTVQVALSTFTTAQNLNLHELFVAAAVSIAPLVVVFLLLQRYIVAGVERSGIDD, translated from the coding sequence ATGGACGATGCCCTGACGCGGGCCGGGCGGGCGCTGCGGGTGGTGCTGCTGGTCGCCCTGGCGCTGCTGTTCCTGGTGCCGTTCTATCTGCTGGTGCGGAACGGGCTGGCGACCGAACGGGACATCACCGCGCCCGACTGGACGTTCTTCCCGCGGGTGCTCCAGTGGTCGAATCTGACCGAGGTGTTCCAGGACCCGAATCTGCCGCTGGGGCGGGCGCTGCTCAACTCCACGCTGATCGCGGTGTCGACGACGGCCGGTACGGTGCTGCTGGCCTCGCTCGCGGGGTACGGCCTGGCCCGTATTCCGTACCGGCACGCCAATGCCGTCTTCTACGCGATCCTGGGGACGCTGATGGTCCCGGCGGCCGTGACGTTCGTGCCGAGCTTTGTGCTGGTGTCGTCGCTCGGGTGGATCTCCACGCTGCGCGGGCTGGTCATTCCGACGCTGTTCAGCGCGTTCGCCTGCTTCATCTTCCGGCAGTACTTCCTGGGCTTCCCCCGGGAGCTGGAGGACGCGGCGCGGGTCGACGGGCTCGGCTACTGGCGGACGTACTGGCGCATCGTGGTGCCCAACGCCCGGCCGGTCTTCGCCGCCGTCGGCACGATCGTCTTCATCGGCGCCTGGAACGCGTTCCTGTGGCCGCTGGTGATCGGGCAGGACCAGGAGGCATGGACGGTGCAGGTGGCCCTGTCGACGTTCACCACCGCGCAGAACCTCAATCTGCATGAGCTGTTCGTGGCCGCGGCGGTCTCGATCGCCCCGCTGGTGGTGGTGTTCCTGCTGTTGCAGCGGTACATCGTCGCGGGGGTGGAGCGCAGTGGGATCGATGACTGA